Proteins encoded by one window of Candidatus Eisenbacteria bacterium:
- a CDS encoding DEAD/DEAH box helicase, translating into MAIGIEWLKAEDGVRYRLTGTAESISSQEWPLMAEKMMAKDRKTIPILMSLLEDELADEISDGLIHIPYTAIAQLNRQQTNSLMLPEWAPLTLSLEGRGLLTDKDFELAYDYMTSDSRPLLGSIREGVFLRAGSREWIIPDPIYSLVESIDKFNAEPTENNDERFLKWSRVKQLLPDDAIVDDYLKGMQVALGTSFTLEFRSDELGRFTFDPILVREDLLAGLKPVEDYADPTEDESPKEPSRSLPPASERELARTFRKFRDAKKQYALGNGMYIVVDEPVRKALEVVRQKQEAPENERRAFAANPHAALREQLGDELSEECLAGLFFEPSDYGERVAAAGIWVPKVLPFLKKATEPWMPPEEFGLLINGVEVLLTAEEIPELKKRIQDAMAISQPTVEHKEIMIPATTETLESIETIEKPLQGSTLEKTRLEDKPTKEKVVLLLQDKDNLNEFCFSYADWNPRNGAASIPKGIRSTLKPHQETGVRWMQKHWLEGSPGALLADDMGLGKTLQCLAFLLWMREQTQEQMKPKPFLIVAPTGLLQNWADEHDFHLLGGGLGLPLRAYGERLRALRHPDASGRTDAETGAPVLRVREFENASWVLTTYETLRDYSHSFGRIRWAAMILDEVQKIKNPNALVTEECKAVASNADFVLTMTGTPVENRLADIWSIVDTCQPGVLRDLKSFVAKYDSSPAIDTDLLKDLQRQITDDFNEMETSPKIMLRRMKADELDGLPEKTERYYEQEMPQIQAETYKKVVKAAKLAGKQKGAMLQALHQFRIISLHPKPAIGELSDEEYIASSARFIKTFEILDAIHARKERVLVFLEFKVIQPILQGLIQRRYKMDHRPMIINGQVSGDRRKGMVTKFQEGRGFDVMILSPRAGGVGLTLTSANHVIHLSRWWNPAVEDQCTDRIYRIGQEKKVSTHIPIARHPEYDDFSFDVKLNALLERKREISRHVLGLVPAASSSGDLEELYSETVDNE; encoded by the coding sequence ATGGCTATCGGTATTGAGTGGTTGAAGGCAGAGGACGGAGTTCGGTACAGGTTGACCGGGACGGCGGAGAGCATTTCATCTCAAGAATGGCCATTGATGGCTGAAAAAATGATGGCTAAGGATCGCAAAACGATCCCCATCCTAATGTCACTCTTGGAAGATGAGCTGGCCGATGAGATCTCAGACGGTCTGATTCATATTCCGTACACTGCCATAGCTCAGTTGAATAGGCAGCAGACCAACTCACTCATGCTTCCTGAGTGGGCGCCCTTAACACTCTCTCTAGAAGGCCGTGGGCTCTTGACAGACAAAGATTTTGAACTCGCTTATGATTACATGACCTCAGACAGCCGGCCTTTGCTCGGGAGTATTCGAGAGGGGGTGTTTTTGCGCGCCGGCAGCCGCGAGTGGATCATCCCTGATCCAATCTATTCTCTGGTCGAATCCATTGATAAATTCAATGCTGAACCAACAGAGAATAACGATGAAAGATTCCTTAAGTGGTCTCGGGTAAAACAGCTGCTTCCTGATGATGCAATTGTCGACGACTACTTAAAGGGAATGCAGGTGGCGTTGGGAACATCCTTCACTTTGGAATTTCGATCTGATGAACTCGGGAGATTCACTTTCGATCCAATTCTCGTTCGTGAAGATCTTCTCGCCGGGCTCAAACCGGTGGAGGACTATGCAGATCCCACAGAAGACGAATCCCCCAAAGAACCGTCCCGATCGTTACCACCTGCCTCTGAACGGGAACTTGCCAGAACTTTTAGGAAGTTTCGTGATGCTAAGAAACAATATGCACTTGGTAACGGCATGTATATTGTTGTCGATGAGCCTGTTCGAAAGGCCTTGGAGGTTGTAAGGCAAAAGCAAGAGGCTCCAGAGAATGAGCGTCGGGCCTTCGCCGCAAATCCCCATGCCGCTCTTCGCGAGCAACTTGGTGATGAATTATCTGAGGAATGCCTCGCCGGACTGTTCTTTGAGCCCAGTGACTATGGTGAGAGGGTTGCCGCCGCCGGTATTTGGGTTCCCAAAGTTTTGCCTTTTTTAAAGAAGGCGACAGAGCCATGGATGCCGCCCGAAGAGTTCGGATTGCTTATCAATGGTGTCGAGGTGCTGTTGACGGCCGAAGAAATCCCGGAGCTCAAGAAGAGAATTCAGGATGCGATGGCCATCAGCCAGCCGACAGTTGAGCATAAGGAGATTATGATTCCGGCCACGACTGAGACGCTTGAATCAATTGAGACAATTGAAAAACCGCTGCAGGGTTCCACGTTAGAAAAAACTAGACTGGAAGACAAGCCGACCAAAGAGAAGGTCGTTTTGCTGCTGCAGGATAAAGACAACCTCAACGAGTTTTGCTTCTCCTACGCTGATTGGAACCCGCGAAATGGTGCCGCCTCAATTCCCAAAGGAATCCGGAGCACACTCAAGCCGCATCAAGAAACCGGGGTGCGATGGATGCAAAAACACTGGCTGGAGGGGAGTCCGGGGGCCCTCTTGGCTGATGACATGGGGCTTGGAAAAACGCTTCAGTGCCTTGCTTTCTTATTGTGGATGCGGGAACAAACGCAGGAGCAGATGAAGCCAAAACCATTTCTCATTGTCGCCCCGACGGGGCTGCTTCAGAACTGGGCCGACGAACACGATTTTCATCTGCTGGGCGGTGGGCTTGGATTGCCACTGCGGGCTTATGGTGAACGATTGCGGGCCTTGCGGCATCCCGACGCGAGCGGGCGTACGGATGCCGAAACGGGCGCCCCCGTTCTTCGGGTTCGCGAATTCGAAAATGCCTCTTGGGTTTTGACGACGTATGAGACGCTCAGGGATTATTCTCATAGCTTCGGTAGGATTCGATGGGCGGCAATGATCCTTGATGAGGTGCAGAAGATAAAGAATCCGAATGCTCTTGTAACGGAAGAGTGCAAGGCTGTGGCGTCCAATGCCGATTTTGTGCTGACAATGACAGGCACCCCCGTTGAAAACCGCCTTGCCGATATTTGGTCGATTGTCGATACGTGCCAGCCTGGCGTTCTGCGGGACTTGAAAAGCTTTGTTGCCAAGTACGATTCCTCTCCGGCAATAGATACAGATTTGCTGAAGGATTTGCAGAGACAGATTACAGATGATTTCAATGAGATGGAGACATCTCCGAAAATTATGCTGCGCCGCATGAAAGCAGATGAGCTCGATGGACTTCCGGAAAAGACCGAACGGTATTACGAGCAAGAAATGCCACAGATTCAGGCGGAAACATATAAAAAGGTCGTTAAAGCAGCCAAGTTGGCCGGAAAACAGAAGGGCGCGATGCTCCAGGCGCTTCATCAATTTAGAATCATCTCGCTTCACCCCAAGCCGGCAATTGGAGAATTATCGGACGAAGAGTACATCGCCTCCTCCGCTAGATTCATTAAAACCTTTGAAATACTAGACGCGATCCATGCTAGGAAGGAGAGGGTGCTTGTCTTTCTAGAATTCAAGGTTATTCAGCCAATCCTTCAGGGGTTAATTCAGCGTCGCTACAAGATGGATCATCGTCCCATGATTATAAACGGCCAGGTTAGTGGGGACCGAAGGAAAGGGATGGTTACCAAATTTCAGGAGGGCAGGGGGTTTGATGTAATGATTCTTTCGCCCCGAGCGGGCGGTGTAGGACTCACCCTGACTTCTGCCAATCATGTGATTCACTTATCGCGATGGTGGAATCCCGCGGTCGAAGACCAATGCACAGATCGTATCTATCGGATCGGTCAAGAAAAAAAAGTAAGCACCCATATACCCATCGCAAGGCATCCGGAGTATGATGATTTCAGTTTTGACGTCAAGCTGAATGCGTTGCTGGAACGTAAGCGGGAGATAAGCCGGCATGTGCTTGGTCTCGTTCCGGCCGCCTCATCGAGCGGTGATCTTGAGGAACTTTACAGTGAAACAGTCGATAATGAATAA
- a CDS encoding OmpA family protein, whose product MSVSDLMAGLLFVFILIVMVFAYELNRVTREQKRVVTDMTNAFQVRRELLEDVAEQMKREGIHVVVDPEHGILRIPEKILFASGSAEVSPSGQNAMSKLSHVLATVLPRYTGAPPPEFPPPDNENKFKGKVEAIFIEGHTDPIPLGPACPYKDNWDLSTQRAMSAYKEMMAQRAELDSLRNARGQPIFSVSGYADRRPVGGDQSTNLTPEGRAGNRRIDLRFIMTPPRTSPEVVEEVERRLAEKSKIQ is encoded by the coding sequence ATGTCTGTGAGCGATCTGATGGCCGGCCTCCTTTTTGTTTTTATCCTCATTGTTATGGTCTTTGCCTATGAATTGAACCGGGTCACTCGAGAGCAAAAGCGTGTTGTAACGGACATGACCAATGCCTTTCAAGTAAGGCGGGAACTTCTTGAAGATGTTGCGGAGCAGATGAAACGTGAGGGCATCCATGTTGTGGTAGACCCGGAGCATGGTATTTTGCGAATCCCTGAAAAGATCCTATTCGCTTCGGGCAGTGCCGAGGTAAGCCCATCCGGCCAAAATGCGATGTCAAAATTGTCGCATGTATTGGCGACCGTGTTACCGCGCTATACGGGGGCACCACCGCCGGAATTTCCCCCGCCCGATAATGAAAACAAATTTAAGGGGAAGGTCGAGGCCATTTTTATCGAGGGACATACCGATCCAATTCCTCTGGGCCCCGCCTGCCCATACAAGGATAACTGGGATCTGTCGACGCAGCGGGCGATGAGTGCTTACAAGGAAATGATGGCGCAGAGAGCGGAGCTTGACTCTCTGCGCAATGCCAGGGGACAGCCTATCTTTAGTGTAAGTGGGTATGCAGATCGCAGACCCGTTGGAGGAGATCAGAGTACAAATCTCACTCCGGAAGGCCGGGCGGGAAATAGGCGAATTGATCTCAGGTTTATCATGACACCTCCGCGAACCTCTCCTGAGGTTGTAGAAGAGGTGGAACGCCGTCTCGCCGAAAAATCAAAAATTCAGTAG